GAGAAATAAACGGGGCTACAATGGATCCAATGGCAGCATACTTGTTGCTAAGAGGGATGAAAACATTACAACTTCGCGTCAACAAACAATGTGAAAATGCCTTGAAGGTAGCAAACTATTTGCAATCTCATGAAATGGTTGAGGATGTATTTTATCCAGGTCTGGAAACACACCCAGGTCACGAGATAGCTAAGAAGCAAATGGATAACTTCGGTGGTATGTTCAGTTTTGCGTTAAAAGGTGGAGTAGAAACCATTAGACAGTTGCTACCAAAGCTAGAGTATGCCCATCGAGCAGCCAATCTTGGCGCTGTAGAAACAACAGTAGGACCATCTCGAACAACAAGCCATGTGGAATGTACGCCAGAGGAACGAGCAGCAATGGGCATCCCAGAAGGTCTTGTAAGATACTCTGCGGGTATTGAAGATGCAGATGATCTTATTGCAGATCTCGAGCAGGCTTTCCAAGCCATCTCTAGCCCTGAAAAGGTATAAAAACGCTTCGGATAAAGGGTGGGGTAAGCGATGTCGATCGTTGGATACTCGATAAAGGAACGAGCGGAATCATTAGAGGAAGATTTACGCAAATGGCGCCGAGCCATTCACTCCCAGCCTGAGCTGAGCTTTCAGGAGTATAATACAGCAGCTTTTGTTGCCAAAATATTACGCGAAATCGGGGTGGAGGACATTCGGGAAGGGGTTGGAGGTACCGGGGTCGTTGCCACCATTGCTGGTCAGCCCGGACCTACCGTCGCCCTAAGAGCGGATATGGATGCGCTACCTATTCAAGAAACCAATACGCATTCCTATAAGTCTAGGAGAGAAGGGGTTATGCATGCCTGTGGCCACGATGCTCATACCGCTATGTTATTAGGTGTAGCTAAGCTGTTAGTGAAAGATGCTGAGGAGAATCAACTCCGGGGAACGGTTAAACTATTGTTTCAACCTGCAGAGGAAGCAACAGATGAGCATTCCTTATCAGGAGCTCCTTATATGATTAAAGAGGGCGTTGTAGAAGACGTTTCCCATGCAGTAGCGTTACATGTCTGTCCTTGGCAGTCATTCGGAACGATACAGGTTAATGATGGCGAAAGCATGGCAAATGTCGATGTGTTTGAAGGAAAGATCATTGGTACAGGTAGCCATGGAGGGTACCCACATACAGGGTCAGACCCTATATGGATGCTATCATCCGTGCTTCAATCACTCTATAGCATCGTTAATCGTCGTGTTTCCCCACTAGAAACGGCAGTTGTTAGTATCGGAGAAGTTCATAGTGGAAGTGCAAGCAATGTTATACCAAGTGAAGTCAAGATTGTCGGAACGATTAGGACCTATCGAAATGAAACGAGAGACTACCTTATCGGTGAATTAGAGAAAGCCTTTAAAATTGCACAAGCACTTGGTGGGGACTATGAATTTAAAGTGGAGAAAGGAGAGCCGGCATTGAAGAATAACCCTGAAGTGAACCAGACGATAATCGGTGCTGCAGAAACTGTCTATCCCGATGTAAAGGTTGCTAAGGGGCCATTTGGACTTGGTGGTGAAGATTTTGCTTATTTTGCAAAGGAGGTTCAGGCATCTATGTTCTTTCTAGGATGTGCGATGCCTGATGGTATTCAACGCGATCTTCATACACCAATTTTTGATATAGATGAAAGGTGCTTACCAATGGGTACAGCAATATTAACTCAAACAGCACATCATCTACTTACTTAAATGGAGGTGGACATATTGGGTCACAACATAGCGTTTATAGGATTTGGAGGTGTTGGTCAAGGCCTGGCCAACATTCTCCTTCATCAAAAGGACAAGCTTATTCAACAAGAGGACTTAGATGTCAAAGTGGTTGCTATCTCAGATATGATGAAAGGCTCTTTATATCATCCAGATGGATTGGATGTAAATCTTGTTTTGGAAACGCTTCATTCTACAGGTAGTCTGAATGATTACCCAGATAGACGAGGGCTGG
The sequence above is drawn from the Pontibacillus yanchengensis genome and encodes:
- a CDS encoding M20 metallopeptidase family protein; translated protein: MSIVGYSIKERAESLEEDLRKWRRAIHSQPELSFQEYNTAAFVAKILREIGVEDIREGVGGTGVVATIAGQPGPTVALRADMDALPIQETNTHSYKSRREGVMHACGHDAHTAMLLGVAKLLVKDAEENQLRGTVKLLFQPAEEATDEHSLSGAPYMIKEGVVEDVSHAVALHVCPWQSFGTIQVNDGESMANVDVFEGKIIGTGSHGGYPHTGSDPIWMLSSVLQSLYSIVNRRVSPLETAVVSIGEVHSGSASNVIPSEVKIVGTIRTYRNETRDYLIGELEKAFKIAQALGGDYEFKVEKGEPALKNNPEVNQTIIGAAETVYPDVKVAKGPFGLGGEDFAYFAKEVQASMFFLGCAMPDGIQRDLHTPIFDIDERCLPMGTAILTQTAHHLLT